A stretch of the Elephas maximus indicus isolate mEleMax1 chromosome 3, mEleMax1 primary haplotype, whole genome shotgun sequence genome encodes the following:
- the LOC126073534 gene encoding histone H3, protein MARTKQTARKSTGGKAPRKQLATKAARKSAPATGGVKKPHRYRPGTVALREIRRYQKSTELLIRKLPFQRLVREIAQDFKTDLRFQSSAVMALQEASEAYLVGLFEDTNLCAIHAKRVTIMPKDIQLARRIRGERA, encoded by the coding sequence ATGGCCCGTACTAAGCAGACTGCCCGCAAGTCGACCGGGGGCAAGGCCCCGCGGAAGCAGCTGGCCACCAAGGCCGCCCGCAAGAGCGCGCCGGCCACGGGCGGCGTGAAGAAGCCGCACCGCTACCGGCCGGGCACCGTGGCCCTGCGGGAGATCCGGCGCTACCAGAAGTCCACCGAGCTGCTGATCCGCAAGCTGCCGTTCCAGCGGCTGGTGCGCGAGATCGCGCAGGACTTCAAGACGGACCTGCGCTTCCAGAGCTCGGCCGTGATGGCGCTGCAGGAGGCGAGCGAGGCCTACCTGGTGGGGCTGTTTGAAGACACGAACCTGTGCGCCATCCACGCCAAGCGCGTGACCATCATGCCCAAGGACATCCAGCTGGCCCGCCGCATCCGCGGGGAGCGGGCTTAA
- the LOC126073538 gene encoding histone H2B type 2-E, with the protein MPEPAKSAPAPKKGSKKAVTKAQKKDGKKRKRSRKESYSIYVYKVLKQVHPDTGISSKAMGIMNSFVNDIFERIAGEASRLAHYNKRSTITSREIQTAVRLLLPGELAKHAVSEGTKAVTKYTSSK; encoded by the coding sequence ATGCCGGAGCCGGCCAAatccgctcccgctcccaagaagGGCTCTAAGAAAGCTGTCACCAAGGCCCAGAAGAAGGATGGCAAGAAGCGCAAGCGCAGCCGCAAGGAGAGTTACTCCATCTACGTGTACAAGGTGCTGAAGCAGGTCCACCCCGACACGGGCATTTCGTCCAAGGCCATGGGTATCATGAACTCCTTCGTCAACGACATCTTCGAGCGCATCGCCGGGGAAGCGTCCCGCCTGGCGCATTACAACAAACGCTCGACCATCACGTCCCGGGAGATCCAGACGGCCGTGCGTCTGCTGCTGCCCGGCGAGCTGGCCAAGCACGCTGTGTCCGAGGGCACCAAGGCCGTCACCAAGTACACCAGCTCCAAGTGA
- the LOC126073537 gene encoding histone H2A type 2-A — protein sequence MSGRGKQGGKARAKAKSRSSRAGLQFPVGRVHRLLRKGNYAERVGAGAPVYMAAVLEYLTAEILELAGNAARDNKKTRIIPRHLQLAIRNDEELNKLLGKVTIAQGGVLPNIQAVLLPKKTESHHKAKGK from the coding sequence ATGTCTGGCCGTGGCAAGCAAGGAGGCAAGGCTCGCGCTAAGGCCAAGTCTCGCTCCTCCCGCGCAGGCCTTCAGTTCCCGGTGGGCCGAGTCCACCGCCTGCTCCGCAAAGGCAATTATGCCGAGCGGGTGGGGGCTGGCGCGCCGGTGTACATGGCGGCCGTGCTCGAGTATCTGACGGCAGAAATCTTGGAGCTGGCAGGGAACGCTGCACGCGACAACAAGAAGACACGCATTATTCCTCGTCACCTCCAGCTGGCCATCCGCAACGACGAGGAGCTGAACAAGCTTCTGGGCAAGGTCACCATCGCCCAGGGCGGCGTTCTGCCCAACATCCAGGCCGTGTTGCTCCCGAAGAAGACCGAGAGCCACCACAAGGCAAAGGGCAAATGA